From the Gouania willdenowi chromosome 19, fGouWil2.1, whole genome shotgun sequence genome, one window contains:
- the kcnj2a gene encoding inward rectifier potassium channel 2a produces the protein MGSVRASRYSIVSSEEDGMKLATMAVPNGYSNGKGKVHTRPQPQSRFVKKDGHCNVQFVNVSEKGQRYLADIFTTCVDIRWRWMFIVFSLAFLVSWLFFGCVFWLVAIFHGDLESNAQRCVSNVSSFTAAFLFSIETQTTIGYGYRYVTDECPVAVFMVVFQSIVGCIIDAFIIGAVMAKMAKPKKRNETLVFSHSAAVAMRDNKLCLMWRVGNLRKSHLVEAHVRAQLLRSRTTAEGEYIPLDQMDIDVGFDSGVDRIFLVSPITIVHEINEDSPFYDMSKQDLENSEFEIVVILEGMVEATAMTTQCRSSYVAGEILWGHRFEPVLFEEKNYYKVDYSRFHKTYEVPSTPLCSARDLAEKKYILSNSNSFCYENEMALENKEDLDEGNGGSVGPDGTQTDNISETEHGQATIPPEPRPLRRESEI, from the coding sequence ATGGGAAGCGTGCGAGCTAGCCGTTACAGCATTGTGTCATCAGAGGAGGACGGCATGAAGCTCGCCACCATGGCGGTTCCCAACGGCTACAGCAATGGCAAAGGCAAGGTGCACACACGACCTCAGCCTCAGAGCCGCTTCGTCAAGAAGGATGGACACTGCAACGTGCAGTTCGTCAACGTGAGCGAGAAGGGCCAGCGCTACCTGGCAGACATCTTCACCACGTGTGTGGACATTCGCTGGAGGTGGATGTTCATTGTCTTCTCGCTGGCCTTCCTCGTGTCATGGCTCTTCTTTGGCTGCGTCTTCTGGCTGGTGGCCATCTTCCACGGGGACTTAGAAAGCAATGCCCAGCGTTGTGTTTCCAATGTCAGTAGCTTCACCGCCGCCTTCCTGTTCTCCATCGAGACTCAAACTACCATCGGTTACGGCTACAGATATGTGACGGACGAGTGTCCCGTCGCAGTCTTCATGGTGGTTTTCCAAAGCATCGTTGGCTGCATCATTGACGCCTTCATCATTGGGGCCGTCATGGCCAAAATGGCCAAACCCAAGAAAAGGAACGAGACTCTGGTGTTCAGCCACAGTGCCGCGGTGGCCATGAGGGACAACAAGCTGTGCCTGATGTGGCGCGTGGGGAACTTAAGGAAAAGTCACCTCGTGGAGGCGCACGTGCGTGCGCAGCTCCTCCGATCTCGGACGACGGCTGAGGGCGAGTATATCCCCCTTGACCAGATGGACATTGACGTGGGTTTTGACAGCGGCGTCGACCGCATCTTCCTGGTCTCTCCCATCACCATTGTGCATGAGATCAACGAGGACAGCCCCTTCTACGACATGAGCAAACAGGACCTGGAGAACTCTGAGTTTGAAATCGTGGTCATCCTGGAGGGAATGGTGGAAGCCACTGCAATGACCACGCAGTGCCGCAGCTCGTACGTGGCCGGCGAGATCCTGTGGGGCCACCGTTTTGAGCCGGTTCTCTTCGAGGAAAAGAACTACTACAAGGTGGACTACTCGCGCTTCCACAAGACTTACGAGGTGCCGAGCACGCCGCTGTGCAGCGCCAGAGACCTGGCTGAGAAAAAATACATCCTCTCCAACTCCAACTCCTTCTGCTATGAAAACGAGATGGCGCTGGAGAACAAGGAGGACTTGGACGAGGGGAACGGGGGCAGCGTGGGGCCCGATGGCACGCAGACGGACAACATCTCTGAGACGGAGCACGGCCAGGCCACCATCCCACCAGAGCCGCGGCCTCTGAGACGAGAGTCGGAGATATGA